From the Bacillota bacterium genome, the window CTGTGGTTTGATGAATTCATCAGTAGAGGGTGGTTTGTTGCTGTTACGGCTGTTTTTATCCAGACGGGATCTTAGTTCTTTGACTTCGGCCTGAAGGACATCTACCTGTTCATTAAGGGCAACAACCTGCTCCTGAAGGGTGGTAATTGTTGCGCCCATCACACAGAACAGTTTAAATACTTCTTCTGGGTCGTTTTTACAGAGCTCAATAAATTGCTCTTTGTTCATCGCAGTTCACTTCCCGGGAAAAGAGCTTTATGGCTTATTATGGTTGGCTCCAGCAACTGTCTAATCATGGTTTAAGCGTACCATGAAAAGTGGTTTGTGTCTAGTAAAAATATGGCTATTTCGCGATTTTTTTAGTGTTTTTTCGGTTTTCAAAGAACAAATGGTAAAAATTTTAATAGGTTATGCCTGAGTAGTAACAATTATTTTGATAAAATCTTAAGGGTAACGCATATTTCAACAGTTACTTAAGTGAATTCCTCTCTATTACTTAAATTATTTTTGCTATAGCAATGGCTGTTAAAATAGCATTATACTCACATCAAAATATATAAAGCTAGGTTAATGAGACAAAATTTTTGATATTTATACCGCATCTGATGAGGGTTTTTGTAATTCATATAGATAGGAGTTGATATTATTTCTATTTGCTATCACTCATAAAAGGGGATCCTGTTAAAATTTTAGACAATCTGCTAAGGTAGAAGGGGCTGAGAAAGTCCCGGAAATCGGAGGCAGAAAATGGGAGAATTCAGACGGAAGTATGATGAAGAATTTAAGAAAAACGCAGTAAAGCTATCCTATGCCAGCCCCAGGACGGTTAAGGAAATAGCAGAGGATTTGGGTATCCATGAGAACCTGCTCTACAACTGGAGGCGGAAATACACAGCAGACGGTGACAAGACCAAGTATGCCACGCTTGAAGAAGAAAACAGGGATCTTAAAAGGCAACTTGCCGAGACCAAGATGGAGCGAGACATGTTAAAAAAAGCAGCGGCCTACGTGTGTCACGAGGAAACACGACAGCAATAGGAGTGTTTCGGCTCCACAAAAGATGAGGGTATGGCCCCTCGGAATAGCTATGCAGGTAGAGATTCCAAATCACCTTAAGGTGCCATTGTCAAAAGCAATGGTATTGAGCGTTAAGGAAAAGGCAAAAATGAAAATTTGCCAGATGAGTGTTATGGAGATGAACGCAAGTGAACCACCGAAGACGCTTCGAAAAGCTCAGAAGCTGTCAAAACCAGTAAGGTAGGCGATACTGGGATGAGCTCAGAGGAAACCTGTCTACTGACTGAGCGGCAGCCGGAGTAAAGGTGGCATGAACATAGCACAGGCTTTTGTGGGGAACGTGAGAACCTACCACCTTGATGTGAAGGGAAAAGTCTAAAGTAAACAAACTTACAAGGATGAAAGTACCGATGCAAGGTGAAATAGGGACGGAATAGCCTGTAGTAGTGATGAAATTCCTGTAATGGGAACAGAGCGAAGGGGCTATGTTATCCGGTTTTGTAATTTAGTCAACCAGCGAATTGGGAGGAACTAATTGCACAAAACGAAGTCGTTCGACATTAGCAAACAGATGGTGTATCGAGCATATAAGCTGATTAAGGCAAATAAAGGCGCAGCCGGTGTGGACGATATGTCGCTGGCCAAGTTCGACGAAAATATGCAGGACAACCTCTACAAAATATGGAACAGGTTGGCCTCAGGGAGCTATATCCCTCCGGCGGTTAAAGCGGTAGAAATACCGAAGAAAGCAGGAGGAACAAGAACCCTTGGCGTGCCGACAGTAGCAGACCGCATTGCTCAGATGGTTGTCAAAACCAGCTTTGAGGCAAAAGTGGACAAACACTTTCTTCAGGATTCATATGCTTACCGGCCGGGCAAGTCAGCACACGGAGCCCTAGAGGTGACGATGAAAAGATGCTGGGAAAAGGACTGGGTATTGGAATTTGATATCAAAGGTCTTTTCGACAACATCGACCATGGATTGCTGATGAAAGCGGTTTACAAGCATACAAACTGCAAATGGGAGCTGTTATACATCGAACGCTGGCTAAAAGCGCCCATTCACAGGGTTAACGGACAAACAGGGTCCAGGCAATGCGGTGTTCCGCAAGGCGGCGTAATCAGCCCCCTGCTTTCAAACCTGTTTCTCCACTATGTCTTTGACTACTGGATGACAACCAAATTTCCCGATAACCCGTGGTGTCGCTATGCCGATGACGGAGTCGTGCACTGCAGTTCAAAGCTTCAGGCAGAATATATTCAACAAAAGCTGGAAAAGAGGCTAAAAGAATGTAAGTTGGAAATACATCCTGCCAAAACGAAAATAGTCTACTGTAAAGACTCAAACCGGCGGCAGAACCATGAAAACATCCAGTTTACCTTTTTAGGCTATACATTTAAACCCCGAAAAGCGAAAAGCCCTAAGGGGGATTCTTTTACCAGTTTTCTGCCGGCAATCAGCAAGCAGGCAAAACAAAGTATCTACCAAGAGGTTAAAAGATGGCGGTTACTTTGGATGACCAACAGCAGCATGGTTGATATCGCGGAAAAATTCAACCCTGTGATCAGGGGTTGGTTAAACTACTTTGGGAAATATGGCAAGAAAGAACTGGCCAGAGTATTAGAACATATCAATTTTCACCTTATCCTTTGGGTTAAGCGAAAATACAAGAAGTTTAAGCATAAACACAAAGGAGCAATAAAATACCTGTCAAATTTTGCTGCCTATCAGAGCAGCTTATTCGAGCACTGGAATGTAGGCATAATGCCGAGGGCTGGATAATAGGAGCCGTATGACATGAGAGTGTCACGTACGGTTCTGTGAGGGGCTGAAGGTGAAATTCCTTCGGTCTACTCGACTTCGCGAAACACTAAAAATGAAATATGAGTTCATCAAGAATAACCCTGAGCATCCGGTTGCGAAGTGGGCCGAGATCCTGCGAGTTGAAAGAACAGGCTATTATGCCTGGGTCAATAGACAAGAAGCCTTAGAGAAACGAGAAGAGCACCTTAAAAAGGCCATCAAGAAAGAGTTTGAAGCAAGCCGGGGGACATATAGGCCAGACAGGATAACGATTCAGTTGCGTAAAAAAGGCGAACACATTGGCCGCAAGAAATGTGCTGAGTACATGGCAGACTTAGGGCTTGATTCCTGTCACAACAAACACCGGAAAAGGAGTCTGACCAACAGTAAGAAAGCCCGTGGTGAAGGATATCCCAACATTTTAAGGGATCACTACTTTCCGCTAGTGCCGAGGATGGGCTTTTCGAGTGATATCACTTATCTGAGAACAGGCGAAGGATTTCTTTACCATTGTGTAATAAAAGACATCGTGACCGGAGAAGTGCTGGGAGACCATCTATCGGACAGGATGACAAAAGATTTGGTCATCAACGCGATCCTTGCTATGCTTGCCAGACACGAACTGGAAGAGGGATGCATCTTTCATAGCGACAGGGGCAGTCAATACACCTCACAAGCGGTCATGGGATTATTGAAGCAGTATGGTTTGTGCCAGAGTTTCTCTCGCGTAGGTATGCCGGCTGACAACGCATGGGTGGAAAGTTTCTTTGCCACTATGAAGAAAGAACTGATCCACCGTACGCATTACGAAACCAAAGAGTCCGTAAAAGAAGCGGTGTTTGGGTATGTATATTGCTTCTATAACGTGAAGAGGATACAGAAGAAACTCGGTTATATGTCACCGGGTGAGTATCTCGGATCACTTAGAACAGAGAGATTGGCTGCAGTAGCTTAGCAAATTGTCTATAAAAAGGTTGATGTCCCAAACCTGGAAAAATAGACAGGGTGAGGGGAGGGGGATAGATACTGATAAATAGCCTGAAAAATATTTAGTTTGAGTATTAGTTAAATACTTTGATAAGGGAGCTCATAAAAAATGATTAATTTGAAAAAGTGTCTAACCCTATTTTTTGTAATCGTTTTTATTCTGATGTTGGTAGCTGGATGTGGGGCAGATGAAGTGGTTGAAGAACAGACAGATGAAGTAGCTGATGATATTGATGTAGAAGATTTTCCTCATAAAATGATTAATTTTATTCTTGGCGCAAATCCGGGATCAACGCCTGATTTTTTAAGCAGGGGACTAGCAATACGCTTGCAAGATATAAATGATGTACCTGTGATCGTAACTAACCTGGTAGGCGCTAACCACATGATCGCTTGTGAAGAAATTCGCAAAGCAGATCCTGATGGACATTCATTATGGATTACAATTGCTCAAACATTTGCCCAGCATGTATTTGTTGGTAATATTGAAGAAGAAGAGTTATTTGATATAGAAATATTTGGTATTTTGATTTATGACCCTTCAGCGATAATTGTGGCTAACGATTCGCCAATAAAAGATTTTGGAGATTTGGTGGAAAAGGATCTTGTCAGGTTTGGTGATGGTGGGAATCAAAGTGGAGGTGTTCCTCCTACTGTAATGCTTTTAAACGCTTTGGGTATAGATTTTAAATTTACCCCCGGATATACCAGTGCTGAAATGTTTACAGCTGTTTTAGCTGGCGAACAAGAATTATTAAACCGTTCTCCTGGTTTCCTCTACAGGCAAGGCATGGAAAATGATTTTAGAGTTATTGCTGTATATTCCAAGGAAAGGCATCCTTTATATCCGGATGTTCCTACCCTTTTTGAACTTGCAGAAGAGTACGGTTTTGAGTGGGAAGACAATTCCATGTATCATAATGCTTATTTCATAGCAGCACCTCCAGGAACCCCAGAGGCTATTGTCGAAAAACTTCAAAAAGATATCAAATATATTATGACAGAGGATGAAGAATTTATTAATTGGGCAACTGAAAATTATGTAATAGGTGATATGTACCCCGAGATGATTGACAAAGAAGTGGCCATATCGATGGTCAAACAGTTTATTAATGATTATGCAAAAATTGCTGATACTGTTGCAGGGCAATTAGAGTAAGCTTAAATCGCAGCAATAAATATTAAATATATTAATGAGTTACTTCAAGTGATTGAAAAGTGTTATGGAACAAGATTTATATTATAGCACTTTAAATCGTGACCTGGGAGGTTATCAAATCTTTCACAGTCGTAAAACTATTTTTGAATAGTTTGTATTCGATTAATAGAAGTTTGATAACCTCTTAGCTAATATTGAAATATAAAGAATTAACTTATTACTTGTCTTTTTGTTAAATATTATTATGTTAAAAAGTAAAGTTGCTTTTTATGGGTAAGTCTACTTGTGTGAATTAATATGGGTCAGCATAATCAGACGGGATAGGAGAAGATGAAACAATGGAGAAATGGATACTAGCTTTTGATATTTTTTTTTCTATCGATATAATATTTGCATTAGTAATGGGTTCATTGGTGGGCGTGTTGTTTGGGATTATTCCGGGCCTCGGTATCAGTCAGGCTATGCTTATTACATTGCCTTTTACTTTCACGCTGGAACCTTATACAGCGGTTGTATATTTTGTTTCAATTCTAGTTACAGCTTCTGTGGGAGGTTCAATTCCCGCAATCTTAATAAATGCTCCAGGAACCCCTGCAAATGTAATATCCACGCTTGATGGTTTTCCTTTTTCCCAAAGAGGTGAAGCACTAAAAGCAATATACTTATCAATTATTTGCTGTTTTTTGGGGACTATCATAGGTGCTATCCTTTTGGTGCTATCGATCCCTGCATTAAGAGCTATTATTCTGTCTTTCCAAACACCCGAAACCTTTTTATTGATACTATTTGGCATAAGCATGATATCTATTGTTTCAAAAGGTAATACATTTAAGGGACTTGCCGCAGGATTAATTGGAATTTTATTATCATTGATTGGTCGCAGTTATGTATTCCCTATAGAAAGGTTTACAGGTGGTTCGATTTTTCTCTATGAAGGTATACCGCTTGCTGCTGTCATTATTGGTGCTTTTGCTTTAACAGCGGCGGTTTCGATGAGTGGCACGAAAAGAATATCTTCCGATAGTCAAAATAAATTTTTACTCGAGTCAAATAAATTTGGGGTTTTAAAAAGTGCTATTAGGGAAATAATTAAGTATAAGTGGGTAGTTTTACGAGGCGGAATAGTAGGAGTAATAGGTGGACTAATTCCTGCAATTGGTGGTGGCACATCAGCTTTTATTCATTATTTTCTGAGTAAGCAGCTTTCAAAAAACCCCGAATTATTTGGAAAGGGTTCCCCTGAAGGACTAATCGCCGCTGAGGTCACTAATGATGCAAAAGATGGTGGCGCACTTATGCCTACAATGGCATTTGGAATACCTGGATGTGCTAATACTACAGTTCTGCTAGGCATACTGGCTATTTTTGGAATCCCGATTGGCTGGCATCTACTGGAGAGCAGTACTGAGATAGTGTATTTAATGGTATTAACAATGCCTTTTGCACAAATAGCTGCTTCTCTCATAGTTTTCTCAATGGCAAAGCAAGTCCATAAGATTACAAACCTGAATACATATATAATTATTCCTTTCATTATTGCCTTTGCCTTCATTGGTACTTTTGTTTATCGGAGCAATATCTGGGATTTGCCAATCGCAGCTTTAATTGCATGTCTTGCATATGGAATGATGAAATTTGATTTTCCTGTTATCAGTATGATTATTGGGTATATCCTTGGAGTAAGAGCTGAAAGAACTTTCATAATGTCGTTAAAAATTTCGGATGGTAGCTTGTTGGTATTTCTACAAAGCCCTATTTGCATTGCTCTTATTATAATTATAATTGGCGTATTTTTTCTGGATGCCATGCTGGGTATGAAAAGAAAGAAAAACGAAAAAACACAAGTTGAATCTGTAAATAATGAAAATTATAAAAAGCAGATATTTAATAAAAGCAAGCCAAATGTCGGCTCGATTATATTTATGGTGTTTTTAATTATTGTCTTATCTGTATTCCTTTTATCTTCGTTATCATATAGCTATGATATGCGAGTGTTCCCGATTATTTTATCAACTATTTCTATCGTATTACTAATATTGCTTATCATTTCAGAATTCTCACCGCATCTTAAAAATTTAATCAACCGCTTAAGTGGTTCTTTAGCTTCATTAGAAGAGCAAGCAAATGAAAAGGCTGAAGACAAATTGCCTAGTAAAACTGTGCAGAAAAATAATGTAATAGTATTATTAAGTATTATATCATTATCGATTGCAGTAATTATTTTTGGGTACTTTATACTTGTACCATTTCTATTTGTATATATATTGAAACATGATAAGAAAATGTTGAAGCCAGCTTTAATATTTTCAATAATCTTGTCGATGGTGATTTTTGTAATGGCCACATTTGCAGTCATACCTATGTGGTCAGGAATTATTCCGGAGGTTATTCCTAATTTTTTAGGTGGGGAACAGATAACTCCATTTTTTTAAGGCTATGATGGTCGTCAATCTATAAATGGTTATTTAATTTTATTAGATAAGTTGATAGCTGATGTTATCAAATAAATTATTTGTAACGACTGGTTGAGCGAGATTGGAATAGAAAGTGCTATATTAAAAGAATATCAATTGTTGGCCTTTCACCCTTTGTATTCATACCATGTGTTCAAGGGAGCAAAGCAGGTCATTCTACATTATAAAAATATTTTGACTAATATATGAAAGGAAACTTAGCTGATGAATTATAAATTAATTAATCATGATATTCTTTACAATGATGAACCTTTAGGATTATATCCGATGCATTTGTTTAAAAAAGTTGACAGGCCAACCAATAATATACCGGGTCCTGTCAAAAAAAGAAGTCAGCTGGAAAGTGCCTCATCACTGGCAAAACAAGGGGTTTATGGCGAGAAAATCAAGAAAGAATCTGTTCATGTTATCGAGAAATATCCTATTGGAGCAGCCTTGTTTGAGGTACGAAATCACATAAAAAAAATAAAAGAAGTAAAGAATGCCGTTACACCTGCCAGAGCTCCTATTCCCAGTGATCCTAAAGTATTAAGCCGGCATTTTAAGAGCCTGGGTTATTTTTTAGGAGCTGATTTGATGGGTGTTTGCCGGATCCCTTCATATGCTATGTACCTTGATGATGAATTTGGCAACCCCCTTAATGTTTCCTTTGAGTATGCGATAGTATTCGTTTTAAGGAAACATCTTGGAACCACGCTGGCTTCTTCCGGTTTTGATTGGATCTTTGATTCATGTAGTATTCAAACATATCAGCTTCTGGCTGTATGGACTGAAACTGTAGCCAACTATATTCGGAGACTGGGATATGAAGCGGAAGCATCCAATATGAGAAACTACCTTAACTTAATGCCACCTTTATTACTCGAAGCAGGAATTGGTGAAATCAGTCGTATGTCGTTGGTAGTAAACCCATTTTTCGGAGGAAACTTCAAATCTGCAGCAGTTTTAACCAACCTTCCATTATATCCGGAGAAACCTATTGATTTCGGCCTTCAGGAATACTGTAGTAATTGTACAATATGTGCAGATAAATGCCCATCAGGGGCAATTAGCTTTGGAAATAAGGAGTTATTTAACGGATATGAAACTTGGAAGTTGGATAAGGAAAAGTGCATTCGGTTTAGCAGGCTTAATAAAAAGGGGAGCGTATGCGGGAAATGTACCAGATTATGTCCATGGAATAGACCAGATTCTCAGCCTCATCATTTCACAAGCTGGGATGGGGATATTAATGAGTTCTATAAAAGCATTAATAAAAGAGCAGATCTTCTTCGCAAAAATAATTATATTGATCCATCAGAATATACCCAAAAGTGGTGGTTCGATTTGGAATACATTGATGGGGAATTAGTTATACCTAAAACAAGCTTGGATAAGGTAAAGCTAGTTGATCGTACAAATTAATAAACTATGCACAGGTATTGTTTTATGATATAGAAATTATCTGTGGAAGGAGGAATGATCGAAAAATGAATTGTTAAATTGATATTACCCCGTTAAAGTAGACACGGTAAATGGCAAGATATCGATTGATTGCTTAAAATAATAAAGCTATGCTGCTCTTTGAAAACACAACTCATATTCTACCGGTGACATATAATTCATCGTAGAATGCAGCCTAACACGATTGTAGAATACCTCAATGTATTCAAATATCGCCAGGCGGGCATCCGTTCTGCTCTTGAAACGGGAACCATAAATCAATTCTCTTTTCACGGTTCCGAAAAACGATTCGATACAGGCGTTGTCGTAACAGTTGCCCTTTCTGCTCATGCTGGGCGTGATGCCGAAATCTTTAAGAGCCCGCTGGTAATCAAAGCTGGCATACTGCTTACCCTGATCTGAATGGTGGATTAGTCCCGCTGCCAGCCTTTTCCGACCCACAGCCTGCTTTAAAGCTTTTAGGACTAATTCACGGGTCATGGTTTGATCCATCGCCCAGCCGACAA encodes:
- a CDS encoding DUF6444 domain-containing protein; this encodes MNKEQFIELCKNDPEEVFKLFCVMGATITTLQEQVVALNEQVDVLQAEVKELRSRLDKNSRNSNKPPSTDEFIKPQ
- a CDS encoding transposase; its protein translation is MGEFRRKYDEEFKKNAVKLSYASPRTVKEIAEDLGIHENLLYNWRRKYTADGDKTKYATLEEENRDLKRQLAETKMERDMLKKAAAYVCHEETRQQ
- the ltrA gene encoding group II intron reverse transcriptase/maturase, with translation MHKTKSFDISKQMVYRAYKLIKANKGAAGVDDMSLAKFDENMQDNLYKIWNRLASGSYIPPAVKAVEIPKKAGGTRTLGVPTVADRIAQMVVKTSFEAKVDKHFLQDSYAYRPGKSAHGALEVTMKRCWEKDWVLEFDIKGLFDNIDHGLLMKAVYKHTNCKWELLYIERWLKAPIHRVNGQTGSRQCGVPQGGVISPLLSNLFLHYVFDYWMTTKFPDNPWCRYADDGVVHCSSKLQAEYIQQKLEKRLKECKLEIHPAKTKIVYCKDSNRRQNHENIQFTFLGYTFKPRKAKSPKGDSFTSFLPAISKQAKQSIYQEVKRWRLLWMTNSSMVDIAEKFNPVIRGWLNYFGKYGKKELARVLEHINFHLILWVKRKYKKFKHKHKGAIKYLSNFAAYQSSLFEHWNVGIMPRAG
- a CDS encoding IS3 family transposase, with product MKFLRSTRLRETLKMKYEFIKNNPEHPVAKWAEILRVERTGYYAWVNRQEALEKREEHLKKAIKKEFEASRGTYRPDRITIQLRKKGEHIGRKKCAEYMADLGLDSCHNKHRKRSLTNSKKARGEGYPNILRDHYFPLVPRMGFSSDITYLRTGEGFLYHCVIKDIVTGEVLGDHLSDRMTKDLVINAILAMLARHELEEGCIFHSDRGSQYTSQAVMGLLKQYGLCQSFSRVGMPADNAWVESFFATMKKELIHRTHYETKESVKEAVFGYVYCFYNVKRIQKKLGYMSPGEYLGSLRTERLAAVA
- a CDS encoding tripartite tricarboxylate transporter substrate-binding protein, with the protein product MINLKKCLTLFFVIVFILMLVAGCGADEVVEEQTDEVADDIDVEDFPHKMINFILGANPGSTPDFLSRGLAIRLQDINDVPVIVTNLVGANHMIACEEIRKADPDGHSLWITIAQTFAQHVFVGNIEEEELFDIEIFGILIYDPSAIIVANDSPIKDFGDLVEKDLVRFGDGGNQSGGVPPTVMLLNALGIDFKFTPGYTSAEMFTAVLAGEQELLNRSPGFLYRQGMENDFRVIAVYSKERHPLYPDVPTLFELAEEYGFEWEDNSMYHNAYFIAAPPGTPEAIVEKLQKDIKYIMTEDEEFINWATENYVIGDMYPEMIDKEVAISMVKQFINDYAKIADTVAGQLE
- a CDS encoding tripartite tricarboxylate transporter permease: MEKWILAFDIFFSIDIIFALVMGSLVGVLFGIIPGLGISQAMLITLPFTFTLEPYTAVVYFVSILVTASVGGSIPAILINAPGTPANVISTLDGFPFSQRGEALKAIYLSIICCFLGTIIGAILLVLSIPALRAIILSFQTPETFLLILFGISMISIVSKGNTFKGLAAGLIGILLSLIGRSYVFPIERFTGGSIFLYEGIPLAAVIIGAFALTAAVSMSGTKRISSDSQNKFLLESNKFGVLKSAIREIIKYKWVVLRGGIVGVIGGLIPAIGGGTSAFIHYFLSKQLSKNPELFGKGSPEGLIAAEVTNDAKDGGALMPTMAFGIPGCANTTVLLGILAIFGIPIGWHLLESSTEIVYLMVLTMPFAQIAASLIVFSMAKQVHKITNLNTYIIIPFIIAFAFIGTFVYRSNIWDLPIAALIACLAYGMMKFDFPVISMIIGYILGVRAERTFIMSLKISDGSLLVFLQSPICIALIIIIIGVFFLDAMLGMKRKKNEKTQVESVNNENYKKQIFNKSKPNVGSIIFMVFLIIVLSVFLLSSLSYSYDMRVFPIILSTISIVLLILLIISEFSPHLKNLINRLSGSLASLEEQANEKAEDKLPSKTVQKNNVIVLLSIISLSIAVIIFGYFILVPFLFVYILKHDKKMLKPALIFSIILSMVIFVMATFAVIPMWSGIIPEVIPNFLGGEQITPFF
- a CDS encoding reductive dehalogenase domain-containing protein; translation: MNYKLINHDILYNDEPLGLYPMHLFKKVDRPTNNIPGPVKKRSQLESASSLAKQGVYGEKIKKESVHVIEKYPIGAALFEVRNHIKKIKEVKNAVTPARAPIPSDPKVLSRHFKSLGYFLGADLMGVCRIPSYAMYLDDEFGNPLNVSFEYAIVFVLRKHLGTTLASSGFDWIFDSCSIQTYQLLAVWTETVANYIRRLGYEAEASNMRNYLNLMPPLLLEAGIGEISRMSLVVNPFFGGNFKSAAVLTNLPLYPEKPIDFGLQEYCSNCTICADKCPSGAISFGNKELFNGYETWKLDKEKCIRFSRLNKKGSVCGKCTRLCPWNRPDSQPHHFTSWDGDINEFYKSINKRADLLRKNNYIDPSEYTQKWWFDLEYIDGELVIPKTSLDKVKLVDRTN